A region of the Pseudomonas anguilliseptica genome:
AAGGCACCATCGTCGATGCCACGCTGATCAATGCGCCGAGTTCGACCAAGAACAAGGACGGTAAGCGTGACCCGGAAATGCACCAGACCAAGAAGGGAAACCAGTATTACTTCGGCATGAAGGCGCACATCGGCGTCGATGACGAGTCGGGTTTAGTGCATAGCGTGGTCGGCACGGCAGCCAATGTTGCAGACGTTACTCAGGTCGACAAGCTGCTACACGGCAAAGAAAACATGGTGGGTGCCGACGCGGGTTACACCGGCGTAGAGAAGCGGCCAGAACATGAAGGCCGTGAAGTGATCTGGCAGATCGCAGCCCGCCGCAGTACGTACAACACGTTGAGTAAGCGCAGCGCGCTGTACAAAGCCAAGCGCAAGATCGAGAAGGCCAAGGCGCAAGTTCGCGCCAAGGTCGAGCACCCGTTCCGGGTGATCAAGCGTCAGTTCGGTTATGTGAAGACGCGTTTCCGTGGCCTGGCCAAAAACACCGCACAACTGGTAACGCTGTTCGCCCTGTCGAACCTGTGGATGGCCCGTCGACATTTGCTGACGAATGCAGGAGAGGTGCGCCTGTAATGTGGGAAATGACCGCTGCGAGGTGCTCGCGGCGGCCAGAAACACCGAAATGAGCGGATGACTTGATCGTTTTTGATCAGTTTTCCGCTTTCAAAATCAGCGGAGGCTGAAGTTGACCGGAAATACAGGGCTACTTCAGACCATCCCTAGAATGTCATCGCGCGACATCTTGCTGTAGGAGGTATAGGGAAACGCCGGGTAGTAGTGCTTGCCATCACGGCCCACACCGGCCTGCAGCGCACTGACGAACTCGTCATCGGTCCACGCACCGATGCCGGTTTGCGTGTCAGGGGTAATGTTGGGCGAAAACAGCGAGCCGAACGGCAGCTTGAACTCAACACCACCGGCGAAGGGTTGACCGCCGGACACGGTATGGCAAGCCACGCAGTTGGCGGCGCGCGTGAGGTATTCGCCCTTAGCCAGCGAGTAGTCCTGAGCATAGGCCGCTTGCGCCAGCAGAGCAGCACTGGCGAGCAGCAGTAGGTTGCTTATTAATTTCATCAGGTGCTCCTTAAACCGGGTAGTAGCCGAAACGGCTCAGCGGCAAGCGACGAATGCGCTGGCCCGATGCGGCGAACAGGGCGTTGACCAGGGCCGGACCGATCAACGCAGTACCGGCCTCGCCAACGCCACCCGGCGCTTCCAGACTCGGCAGCAGGTGCACCTCCACCGCCGGCGCTTCGCTGATACGCAGCTGCCTATAGTTGTGGAAGTTGGTCTGCTGCACCTGGCCGTTTTCGATGAGGATTTCGTTGAACAGCGAGGCGGACAGGCCGAACAGCGTGCCGCCCTCGATCTGCGCCTTAACCGAGGTCGGGTTAGTCGCAAAGCCGCAATCCACCACACTGACCAGGCGCTTGATGCGTATGCCCAAGTCGCCCTGCATCTCCAGTTCAACCAGGGTCGCCACATAGCTGCCGAACACCGCACTGACCGCCACCCCACGGCCCTGCCCTGCGGGCAACGGCTTATTCCAGTCAGTCTTTTCGGCCAGCAAACGCAGCACCGCCTGGGCACGTGGCTGCTCCGCCATCAGCTCCATGCGGTAGGCAACCGGGTCGGCCTTGGCGTTGTGCGCCAGCTCATCAATAAAACACTCCAGGGCATAGGTGCCACGCAGCGGGCCCACGCCGCGCCACCAGGACACGGGCACAACGCTCGGCTCCCGGCGGATATAACGAACCTGCAAATGCGCCAGGCTGTAGATGGGCTCTACCGCCACTTCCACGGCATCGGCATCGGCATCCACGCCATTGGGTGGCAAGCTGCCGACATAACGGGCGAGAATCGAGGCGCCGGCGATGCGGTGCTCCCAACCCAGCGGCCGTCCCTGCTCGTCGAGGGCGGCCTGCATACGGTCGGCGTAAAGCGGCCGGTAAAGGTCGTGGGTCATGTCCTCCTCACGGCTCCAGATCAGCTTGATCGGGTAAGCAACCAGGCGTGCGATGGCCACCGCCTGGGTGATGAAATCAAACTCCAGACGCCGACCGAATGCGCCACCGACCAGCTGGTTGTGCACCTGGATTTTTTCCACGGGCAACCCGGTGACTTGGGCCGCCGTCTGCTGGGCGAACACCGGCACTTGGGTGCCGACCCACAGCTCGCAGGCATCTTTACGCACATGGGCCACGCAGCTCATGGGCTCAAGCGGTGAATGGGACAACAGCGCCTGCTCGTAAACCGCCTCGTACTGGCTGGCCGATTGCTGCTTGGCTTGTTCAATGTCGCCAGTGCGCTTAGC
Encoded here:
- a CDS encoding IS5 family transposase → MKQMTFADAEYAGKRKQTRKELFLIEMDQVVPWKGLIALIEPHYPKGEGGRPAYPLMAMLRVHLMQNWFGYSDPAMEEALYETTILRQFAGLSLERIPDETTILNFRRLLEKHELAAGILAVINGYLGDRGLSLRQGTIVDATLINAPSSTKNKDGKRDPEMHQTKKGNQYYFGMKAHIGVDDESGLVHSVVGTAANVADVTQVDKLLHGKENMVGADAGYTGVEKRPEHEGREVIWQIAARRSTYNTLSKRSALYKAKRKIEKAKAQVRAKVEHPFRVIKRQFGYVKTRFRGLAKNTAQLVTLFALSNLWMARRHLLTNAGEVRL